TGGCGAATCGCCCCATGGGGGTGGTCCTGCACAGCAACGTCGGGCTGATGCAGGGCACGATGGGCATTTTCAATGCGTGGTGCGACCGGGTACCGATGCTGGTCATGGGCGCCACCGGTCCCATCGATGCCGACAAGCGCCGACCCTGGATCGACTGGATCCACACCACGACGGACCAGGGCGCGCTGGTGCGCCAATACACCAAATGGGACGACCAGCCGGCCTCGGTGCCGGCGGCGGTGGAGGCGCTTTCCCGCGCCCGCCAAATCACGGACACCGCGCCGAAAGGCCCGGTCTACGTCAGCCTGGACGCCGGGCTTCAGGAGGCGCGCGTGGCGCAGATGCCGGCCATGCCCGAGTTGCAGCGGTACATGCCTTCCGCCCCACCGGCGCCGAACGCCGAGGCCCTGTCGCGCGCGGTTGCCCTGTTGTCGAGCGCACGCAAGATCGTGATGCTCGTGGGCCGTGTGTCTCGCGACACGGCGGATTGGGCGCGGCGTGTCGATCTCGCGCACGCACTGGATGCCCGGGTGGTGACGGACTTCAAACTCGGCGCAGGCTTTCCGACCGACCATCCACGGCACGTGGCGCCACCGGCGGCTTTTTCCCCCTCGGCGGTGTCGGCCGCGCTGTGCGATGCCGAGGTCATCCTCAGTCTGGACTGGCTCGACCTGGCGGGCACGTTCAAACAAGCCTTCGGCGGCCATGCGCCGCGCGCGCGCGTGATCCATGCGTCGCTGGACCAGCAACTGCATGGCGGCTGGAACATGGAGTACTTCGGCCTGGCGCCGGTAGACGTGCACATGGCGTGCGACGCCGACACCCTTGTTGCGGCATTGGCATCGGCGCTCGGCGCCCGTCAGGCACCGCCCTGCGAGCCGGCTGGCTTGCCTGAATTGGCGACCGATCAGGTCAGCATCAGGGCCATCGCTGGCGCATTGAACGAGCACACGCAAGGCCAGGACATCTGCGTGGTCCGCCTGCCCCTGGGATGGAACGGCAGCTACCGCCATTTCAAACACCCGCTGGACTACCTCGGTGGCGACGGCGGTGCGGGCATCGGCTCCGGCCCGGGCATGTGCGTGGGCGCCGCGCTGGCGTTGCGCGGGAGTGGCCGTTTGCCGATCGGCATCGTGGGCGACGGCGACTTCATGATGGGCGTGACCGCGGTGTGGACCGCG
The sequence above is a segment of the Hydrogenophaga sp. BPS33 genome. Coding sequences within it:
- a CDS encoding thiamine pyrophosphate-binding protein, coding for MNAPEHKTLHGAAQQARIDVPIPSQGDERLWGSDVMAAAVRNTGIEYVALNPGASFRGLHDSLVNHNGNRDPQMLLCLHEGTAVSIAHGYAKVANRPMGVVLHSNVGLMQGTMGIFNAWCDRVPMLVMGATGPIDADKRRPWIDWIHTTTDQGALVRQYTKWDDQPASVPAAVEALSRARQITDTAPKGPVYVSLDAGLQEARVAQMPAMPELQRYMPSAPPAPNAEALSRAVALLSSARKIVMLVGRVSRDTADWARRVDLAHALDARVVTDFKLGAGFPTDHPRHVAPPAAFSPSAVSAALCDAEVILSLDWLDLAGTFKQAFGGHAPRARVIHASLDQQLHGGWNMEYFGLAPVDVHMACDADTLVAALASALGARQAPPCEPAGLPELATDQVSIRAIAGALNEHTQGQDICVVRLPLGWNGSYRHFKHPLDYLGGDGGAGIGSGPGMCVGAALALRGSGRLPIGIVGDGDFMMGVTAVWTACHYRIPVLLIVSNNRSFFNDEMHQERVARERGRPVENRWIGQAISQPDIDIAAIARAQGAHALGPIIDVRDLNQAMAEGLAVVRAGQVCVIDVRVLPGYDTNLSGEVTRSASAPAEAA